In one window of Acanthochromis polyacanthus isolate Apoly-LR-REF ecotype Palm Island chromosome 8, KAUST_Apoly_ChrSc, whole genome shotgun sequence DNA:
- the camk1db gene encoding calcium/calmodulin-dependent protein kinase 1Db, which translates to MAKENGESGDGSWKKHVDDIKKIFDFKEVLGTGAFSEVVMARERATGKMVAIKCIPKKALKGKETSIENEIAVLRKIKHENIVALEDIYESSNHLYLIMQLVSGGELFDRIVEKGFYTEMDASRLIRQVLDAVNYLHSMGIVHRDLKPENLLYFSPHDESKIMISDFGLSKMEGTGGVMATACGTPGYVAPEVLAQKPYSKAVDCWSIGVIAYILLCGYPPFYDENDSKLFEQILKADYEFDAPYWDDISDSAKDFISCLMEKDPEKRFTCDQALEHPWIAGGTALCKNIHESVSRQMRKNFAKSKWRQAFNATAVIRHMRRLQLGTSFGGSIHSSNSLSSPQSRAPAKSQSVDCTPVSLKDPLPIAPLPSAVKVCSQDSDDAPAPVREEPSVVAEPSRPRPSTVTVIHTGTK; encoded by the exons ATGGCGAAAGAAAACGGCGAGTCCGGCGATGGATCTTGGAAAAAGCATGTCGATGATATCAAGAAAATCTTTGACTTCAAGGAAGTCCTTGGGAC CGGGGCGTTTTCCGAGGTGGTGATGGCTCGGGAGAGGGCCACGGGAAAGATGGTCGCAATCAAGTGCATCCCAAAGAAGGCGCTCAAGGGGAAGGAGACGAGCATCGAAAATGAAATCGCCGTCCTTAGGAA GATAAAGCATGAGAATATAGTGGCTCTGGAGGACATCTACGAGAGCTCCAACCACCTGTACCTCATAATGCAGCT GGTGTCTGGAGGTGAGCTGTTTGACCGTATCGTAGAAAAGGGCTTCTACACAGAGATGGATGCCAGCCGGCTCATTCGGCAGGTTTTGGATGCAGTCAACTATCTGCACTCCATGGGCATCGTGCACAGAGACCTGAAG ccAGAGAACCTGCTGTACTTCAGTCCTCATGATGAGTCAAAGATCATGATCAGTGACTTTGGCCTGTCAAAGATGGAGGGAACAGGTGGTGTGATGGCCACCGCCTGTGGGACTCCTGGATACGTGG CTCCTGAGGTTTTAGCACAGAAGCCCTACAGTAAAGCTGTGGACTGCTGGTCCATTGGGGTCATCGCTTACATTCT GCTCTGTGGGTACCCGCCTTTCTACGACGAGAACGATTCGAAGCTCTTTGAGCAGATTCTTAAGGCAGACTATGAGTTCGATGCGCCATATTGGGATGACATATCAGACTCTG CCAAAGACTTCATCAGCTGCCTAATGGAGAAGGACCCGGAGAAGAGATTCACTTGTGATCAGGCTCTTGAGCACCCCTG GATTGCTGGAGGCACGGCTCTCTGCAAGAACATACACGAATCAGTCAGTCGACAGATGCGGAAAAATTTTGCCAAAAGCAAATGGAGG CAAGCCTTTAATGCGACGGCTGTGATCCGCCACATGAGGCGCCTGCAGCTGGGCACCAGCTTTGGCGGCAGCATCCACAGCTCCAACTCCCTGTCCAGCCCTCAGAGCCGAGCTCCAGCCAAGAGCCAGTCTGTGGACTGCACCCCGGTCTCCCTGAAGGACC CTCTTCCTATAGCTCCTTTGCCGTCTGCTGTCAAAGTGTGCAGTCAGGACTCTGATGATGCCCCGGCTCCCGTACGAGAGGAGCCTTCAGTGGTGGCTGAACCATCTCGGCCGCGACCCTCCACTGTTACTGTCATCCACACTGGGACTAAATGA